In a single window of the Micromonospora inositola genome:
- a CDS encoding YggT family protein has protein sequence MLSILFQVLYLLVYLFLLVLLARFVLAAVLAYGRRWQPGRGASAGLESVWSVTDPPLRTLRRVIPPLRIGNVSIDLASLVLLVILFVLMRFVLDPLIRNFS, from the coding sequence GTGTTGTCGATCTTGTTCCAAGTGCTGTATCTGCTGGTCTATCTGTTCCTGCTTGTGCTCTTGGCCCGATTTGTCCTCGCGGCCGTTCTCGCGTACGGACGCCGCTGGCAACCGGGCCGGGGAGCATCGGCGGGACTGGAATCGGTGTGGAGCGTCACTGATCCGCCTCTGCGGACGTTGAGGCGTGTGATCCCACCACTGCGAATTGGTAACGTGAGCATCGACCTGGCCTCACTTGTGCTCCTGGTTATCCTGTTCGTGCTGATGAGGTTTGTGTTAGATCCGCTGATCAGGAACTTCTCCTGA
- a CDS encoding cell division protein FtsQ/DivIB has protein sequence MSPGPARGRTPGPDGGAGRRGPVRRWQLVRAGTDAVPPSTRRFMARARQRRMRAALPWATAVGVLALAGLVAWTVLGTGLFGVREVRVVGAKLVTPVEVRDAAAVPDDAPLARVDLTATARRVGTLAPVERASVERDWPGTLVIRVVERTAVAAVPQGEQFAVIDSAGVVFRTVPRAPDALPLVQVGKPGPDDPGTRAGLAVLAALSPQLRAELVSVDVAGLARITLRLRHDRTVVWGDATRGADKSRVATALLGRQADTIDVSAPDVVTFQ, from the coding sequence ATGAGTCCCGGCCCGGCCCGGGGCCGGACGCCCGGCCCGGACGGCGGCGCCGGCCGGCGCGGACCGGTGCGGCGCTGGCAGCTGGTCCGGGCCGGCACCGACGCGGTCCCGCCGTCCACCCGGCGGTTCATGGCCCGGGCCCGACAGCGCCGGATGCGGGCCGCCCTGCCGTGGGCGACGGCGGTCGGGGTGCTCGCCCTGGCCGGTCTGGTCGCGTGGACCGTGTTGGGCACCGGCCTGTTCGGCGTCCGCGAGGTCCGGGTGGTCGGCGCGAAGCTGGTCACCCCGGTCGAGGTGCGGGACGCGGCGGCGGTTCCGGACGACGCGCCCCTGGCGCGGGTGGATCTGACGGCGACCGCCCGGCGGGTCGGCACCCTCGCCCCGGTCGAACGCGCGTCGGTGGAGCGCGACTGGCCCGGCACCCTGGTGATCCGGGTGGTGGAGCGGACCGCCGTGGCGGCGGTGCCGCAGGGCGAGCAGTTCGCCGTGATCGACAGCGCCGGCGTGGTCTTTCGGACCGTGCCCCGGGCTCCGGACGCGCTGCCGCTGGTCCAGGTGGGCAAGCCGGGACCGGACGACCCTGGCACCCGGGCGGGGCTGGCGGTGCTCGCCGCGCTGAGCCCGCAGCTCCGCGCCGAGCTGGTCTCGGTGGACGTGGCCGGGCTGGCCCGGATCACGCTGCGGCTGCGGCACGACCGGACGGTGGTCTGGGGGGACGCCACCCGGGGCGCGGACAAGTCGCGGGTGGCCACCGCGCTGCTCGGTCGGCAGGCCGACACGATCGACGTGAGCGCGCCGGACGTGGTGACCTTCCAGTGA
- a CDS encoding FtsW/RodA/SpoVE family cell cycle protein: MAALRGLLARPLASYYLLLSSAGLLLLIGLTMVFSATSVKDYAEDGDASASLVKQTIFAVIGIVAFWACQRLPARTFRALGRPALGVAVVLLLILNLLVALEALFGVKSVGPLHAELLWLFLGPIQVQPAELAKFALALWGAHVLARKGAALGWWKELATPLFPVVGLLFVLVGYNDLGSMLCLLALVVGLLWAAGVRMQIFATLSAVGLLGIGLLVAMASLGAGSGSRDADNYRLARLTNFVNPPPLDQCAADTCYQLVQARNAIEHGGWFGVGLGKSSVKFGWLPEAHNDFIFAIVAEELGVVGCTVVLVLFAVLAYTGLRIARRVEDPFRRLAAAGVTAWLVGQAVINIGGVTGLLPLTGVPLPFISDGGSALVVTLAAIGMLASFARAEPDAARALHARPPARWVRLVWAPLPPLPGRRRRPASPPADRGSVPRSRARREDDQAAARGARPSRTRAGTASERRR; the protein is encoded by the coding sequence CTGGCCGCGCTGCGTGGCCTGCTGGCCCGCCCGCTGGCCTCCTACTACCTGCTGCTGTCCAGCGCCGGCCTGCTGCTGCTGATCGGCCTGACCATGGTCTTCTCGGCGACCAGCGTGAAGGACTACGCCGAGGACGGCGACGCGTCGGCCTCCCTGGTCAAGCAGACGATCTTCGCGGTGATCGGCATCGTCGCGTTCTGGGCCTGTCAGCGGCTGCCCGCCCGGACCTTCCGCGCGCTGGGCCGGCCGGCGCTCGGCGTGGCGGTGGTGCTGCTGCTCATCCTCAACCTGCTGGTCGCACTGGAGGCGCTGTTCGGGGTGAAGTCGGTCGGCCCGCTGCACGCCGAGCTGCTCTGGCTCTTCCTCGGCCCGATCCAGGTCCAGCCGGCCGAGCTGGCCAAGTTCGCGCTGGCGCTGTGGGGCGCCCACGTGCTGGCCCGCAAGGGCGCCGCGCTGGGCTGGTGGAAGGAGCTGGCCACCCCGCTCTTCCCGGTGGTCGGCCTGCTCTTCGTGCTGGTCGGTTACAACGACCTGGGCAGCATGCTCTGCCTGCTGGCCCTGGTCGTCGGGCTGCTCTGGGCGGCCGGGGTGCGGATGCAGATCTTCGCCACCCTCTCCGCGGTCGGCCTGCTCGGCATCGGTCTGCTGGTCGCGATGGCGTCGTTGGGCGCCGGCTCCGGCTCGCGAGACGCCGACAACTACCGGCTGGCCCGGCTGACCAACTTCGTCAACCCGCCCCCGCTGGACCAGTGCGCCGCGGACACCTGCTACCAGCTTGTCCAGGCCCGCAACGCGATCGAGCACGGCGGCTGGTTCGGCGTGGGGCTGGGCAAGAGCAGCGTGAAGTTCGGCTGGCTGCCCGAGGCGCACAACGACTTCATCTTCGCGATCGTCGCCGAGGAGTTGGGCGTGGTCGGCTGCACCGTGGTGCTGGTGCTCTTCGCCGTGCTGGCGTACACCGGGCTGCGGATCGCCCGGCGGGTCGAGGATCCGTTCCGCCGGCTCGCCGCGGCCGGCGTCACCGCCTGGCTGGTCGGCCAGGCCGTGATCAACATCGGTGGGGTGACCGGACTGCTGCCGCTGACCGGCGTGCCGCTGCCGTTCATCTCCGACGGCGGCAGCGCCCTCGTCGTCACCCTCGCGGCGATCGGGATGCTCGCCTCGTTCGCCCGCGCGGAGCCCGACGCGGCCCGAGCCCTGCATGCCCGTCCGCCGGCCCGGTGGGTCCGACTAGTCTGGGCCCCGTTGCCGCCGCTTCCCGGCCGGCGACGCCGTCCGGCGTCGCCACCGGCCGACCGTGGGTCCGTACCCCGGTCCCGAGCGCGGCGGGAGGACGACCAGGCCGCGGCCCGCGGCGCCCGGCCGAGCCGGACGCGCGCCGGCACGGCGAGCGAGAGGAGACGCTGA
- the mraY gene encoding phospho-N-acetylmuramoyl-pentapeptide-transferase gives MRAVIVAIGVAFLISLLCTPIAIKVFTRLKAGQPIRAEGPAMHQTKKGTPTMGGVVFILATVIAYVAGHLALTTLPDAQIAQVEPTMTALVLLGLMVFSGAVGFIDDFLKVRKRHSGGLNKRGKLAGQILVGAIFGIVALYFPSRMYDVTGARTNAETVGSTTLSFIREIPALEIGKVASVIVIILVVMAATNGVNLTDGLDGLATGASVMVLAAYALIAFWQYRHWCADPNYTEAYCYTVRDPLEIALIAGAAAGACVGFLWWNTSPARIFMGDTGALGLGGLIAGMAMSTRTILLLPIIGGLFVIITMSVVIQIISFRTTGKRVFRMSPLQHHFELAGWSEVNIVVRFWIIAGIGVAIALGLFYSEFLAAVT, from the coding sequence ATGAGGGCGGTCATCGTCGCCATCGGGGTCGCCTTCCTGATCTCGCTGCTCTGCACCCCGATCGCGATCAAGGTCTTCACCCGGCTGAAGGCCGGCCAGCCGATCCGGGCCGAGGGCCCGGCCATGCACCAGACCAAGAAGGGCACGCCGACGATGGGCGGCGTGGTCTTCATCCTGGCCACGGTGATCGCCTACGTCGCCGGGCACCTCGCGCTGACCACCCTGCCGGACGCGCAGATCGCGCAGGTGGAGCCGACCATGACCGCGCTGGTGCTGCTCGGCCTGATGGTCTTCTCCGGCGCGGTCGGCTTCATCGACGACTTCCTGAAGGTCCGCAAGCGGCACAGCGGCGGCCTGAACAAGCGCGGCAAGCTGGCCGGCCAGATCCTGGTCGGGGCGATCTTCGGCATCGTGGCGCTCTACTTCCCGAGCAGGATGTACGACGTCACCGGCGCTCGGACCAACGCCGAGACGGTCGGCAGCACCACGCTGAGCTTCATCCGGGAAATCCCGGCGCTGGAGATCGGCAAGGTCGCCTCGGTGATCGTCATCATCCTGGTGGTGATGGCGGCGACCAACGGGGTGAACCTCACCGACGGGCTGGACGGCCTGGCCACCGGCGCCTCGGTGATGGTGCTCGCCGCGTACGCGCTGATCGCCTTCTGGCAGTACCGGCACTGGTGCGCGGACCCGAACTACACCGAGGCGTACTGCTACACGGTCCGGGACCCGCTGGAGATCGCGCTGATCGCCGGGGCGGCGGCGGGCGCCTGTGTCGGCTTCCTGTGGTGGAACACCTCGCCGGCGCGGATCTTCATGGGCGACACCGGCGCGCTCGGCCTGGGCGGCCTGATCGCCGGCATGGCGATGTCCACCCGGACCATCCTGCTGCTGCCGATCATCGGCGGGCTTTTCGTGATCATCACGATGTCCGTGGTGATCCAGATCATCTCCTTCCGGACCACCGGCAAGCGGGTGTTCCGGATGTCCCCGTTGCAGCACCACTTCGAGCTGGCCGGTTGGAGCGAGGTCAACATCGTGGTCCGGTTCTGGATCATCGCCGGGATCGGCGTGGCCATCGCGCTGGGCCTGTTCTACAGCGAGTTCCTGGCCGCGGTGACCTGA
- a CDS encoding YggS family pyridoxal phosphate-dependent enzyme, with protein MTETPATVRPDRRAELATGLARVRARIADACAAAGRDRAEVTLIAVTKTYPAGDVVALAGLGVADVGENRDQEAAGKAAEVAAAGVTPRWHFIGQLQRNKCRSVVRYADVVQSVDSVRLAGALDAAAAAGPDRERPLDVLVQVSIDGDPARGGALPDSVDPDRGLGPVSEAVAGAGALRLGGLMAVAPLGWEPERAFARLAEVAEWFRRRHPAATMLSAGMSGDLETAIGYGATHVRVGSALLGMRPTLR; from the coding sequence ATGACGGAGACACCAGCCACGGTACGACCGGACCGTCGTGCCGAGCTCGCGACCGGGCTCGCCCGGGTGCGGGCCCGGATCGCCGACGCCTGCGCCGCCGCCGGCCGGGACCGCGCCGAGGTCACCCTGATCGCGGTGACCAAGACCTACCCGGCCGGCGACGTGGTGGCCCTGGCCGGGCTCGGCGTCGCCGACGTGGGGGAGAACCGCGACCAGGAGGCGGCCGGCAAGGCCGCCGAGGTGGCGGCGGCCGGGGTGACGCCGCGCTGGCACTTCATCGGCCAGTTGCAGCGCAACAAGTGCCGCTCGGTGGTCCGGTACGCCGACGTCGTGCAGTCGGTCGACAGCGTCCGGCTGGCCGGGGCGCTGGACGCGGCGGCGGCGGCAGGTCCGGACCGGGAGCGGCCGCTGGACGTGCTGGTGCAGGTCAGCATCGACGGCGACCCGGCCCGGGGCGGGGCGCTGCCGGACTCGGTCGATCCGGACCGCGGTCTCGGTCCGGTATCGGAGGCGGTGGCCGGCGCGGGGGCGCTGCGGCTGGGCGGGCTGATGGCGGTGGCGCCGCTGGGCTGGGAGCCGGAGCGGGCGTTCGCCCGGCTGGCCGAGGTGGCGGAATGGTTCCGCCGGCGGCATCCGGCGGCGACCATGCTGTCGGCCGGAATGAGCGGGGATCTGGAAACCGCGATCGGGTACGGCGCGACACATGTCCGCGTCGGCAGCGCGTTGCTCGGAATGCGCCCCACGCTGCGGTAG
- a CDS encoding cell division protein SepF produces MGALRKAGVWLGLVEEDDERAYEDGGYDKGGYRDSRYRSSRYSEEFADEEDDESEEPPARSRVGDRGRLTERASSRAAEIDRADGERAERVERSSVRSITRSGAGETSGALTYHTRDNLALAPQVQPRERAVVAEEEQRYQITTLHPTTYREARTIGEHFRDGVPVIINLTEMDEADARRLVDFAAGLAFGLRGTIERVTNRVFLLSPANVQVTAEDKAKIAEGGFFSLS; encoded by the coding sequence ATGGGTGCACTGCGCAAGGCGGGGGTCTGGCTCGGTCTGGTCGAGGAGGACGACGAGCGGGCGTACGAGGACGGTGGCTACGACAAGGGTGGCTACCGCGACTCGCGCTACCGGTCGAGTCGCTACTCTGAGGAGTTCGCCGACGAGGAGGACGACGAGTCGGAGGAGCCGCCGGCCCGTTCCCGGGTCGGTGACCGGGGCCGGCTGACCGAGCGCGCCTCGAGCCGCGCGGCGGAGATCGACCGCGCCGACGGCGAGCGGGCGGAGCGGGTCGAGCGGTCCAGCGTCCGGTCGATCACCCGGTCAGGGGCCGGGGAGACCTCGGGCGCGCTGACGTACCACACCCGGGACAATCTCGCCCTGGCGCCGCAGGTCCAGCCCCGCGAGCGGGCCGTGGTGGCGGAGGAGGAGCAGCGCTACCAGATCACCACGCTGCACCCCACCACCTACCGGGAGGCGCGCACCATCGGCGAGCACTTCCGCGACGGCGTGCCCGTGATCATCAACCTCACCGAGATGGACGAGGCGGACGCCCGCCGGCTGGTGGACTTCGCTGCCGGGCTGGCGTTCGGACTGCGCGGTACGATCGAGCGCGTGACCAACCGGGTGTTCCTGCTCTCACCGGCCAACGTCCAGGTCACCGCGGAGGACAAGGCCAAGATCGCTGAGGGCGGCTTTTTCAGCCTGAGCTAG
- the murG gene encoding undecaprenyldiphospho-muramoylpentapeptide beta-N-acetylglucosaminyltransferase codes for MGPLRSVVLCGGGTGGHIYPLLAFADCLRRHDPGVRITCLGTPKGLENELIPPAGYDLRQIPAYQLPRSVNMSLVRTPDRMWKAARAAGKVIDEVQADAVVGFGGYVSVPGYLAAWRRELPIVIHEVNVPPGVANRLGMKFTKNVAVGFPHQPVQAESLRDARVVGVPLRRGIAGLDRAAMRNAARAHFGLRPDLPVLFVAGGSQGARSINLAVSGAAKELARNGVQVLHVIGARNEPVSVATDLPVPYVTLPYLSEMELGYAAADLMLARGGAMTCAEVAAIGLPAIYVPYPHSNQEQKRNALPVVEAGGGLLVDDAELTPDWLERTVIPLVRDPQRLAAMGAAAAAYGRRDGDVALLNFVYEAVAR; via the coding sequence ATGGGTCCGCTGCGTTCGGTGGTGCTCTGCGGAGGAGGAACGGGTGGGCACATCTACCCGTTGCTCGCGTTCGCCGACTGCCTGCGCCGACACGACCCGGGCGTCCGGATCACCTGCCTGGGCACCCCGAAGGGCCTGGAGAACGAGCTGATCCCGCCGGCCGGCTACGACCTGCGGCAGATCCCGGCCTACCAGCTGCCCCGCTCGGTGAACATGAGCCTGGTGCGCACGCCGGACCGGATGTGGAAGGCGGCCCGCGCGGCGGGCAAGGTGATCGACGAGGTCCAGGCCGACGCGGTGGTCGGTTTCGGCGGGTACGTCTCGGTCCCCGGCTACCTCGCCGCCTGGCGGCGCGAGCTGCCGATCGTGATCCACGAGGTGAACGTGCCCCCGGGCGTGGCCAACCGGCTCGGGATGAAGTTCACGAAGAACGTCGCGGTGGGCTTCCCGCACCAGCCGGTGCAGGCCGAGTCGCTGCGCGACGCCCGGGTGGTCGGCGTGCCGCTGCGCCGGGGGATCGCCGGGCTGGACCGGGCGGCCATGCGGAACGCCGCCCGGGCCCACTTCGGACTCCGCCCAGACCTGCCGGTGCTCTTCGTCGCCGGCGGCTCGCAGGGCGCCCGCTCGATCAACCTGGCGGTCTCCGGGGCGGCCAAGGAGTTGGCCCGCAACGGCGTGCAGGTGCTGCACGTGATCGGCGCCCGAAACGAGCCGGTGTCGGTCGCCACCGACCTGCCGGTGCCGTACGTGACCCTGCCCTACCTGTCCGAGATGGAGCTGGGCTACGCGGCCGCCGACCTGATGCTGGCCCGCGGTGGGGCGATGACCTGCGCCGAGGTGGCCGCGATCGGCCTGCCCGCCATCTACGTGCCGTACCCGCACAGCAACCAGGAGCAGAAGCGCAACGCGCTGCCCGTGGTGGAGGCCGGGGGCGGGCTGCTCGTCGACGACGCCGAGCTGACCCCGGACTGGCTGGAGCGGACGGTCATCCCGCTGGTCCGGGACCCGCAGCGGCTCGCCGCGATGGGCGCCGCCGCCGCCGCGTACGGCCGGCGGGACGGCGACGTCGCGCTGCTGAACTTCGTCTACGAGGCGGTGGCCCGATGA
- the ftsZ gene encoding cell division protein FtsZ — protein MTPPHNYLAVIKVVGIGGGGVNAVNRMIEVGLKGVEFIAINTDAQALLMSDADVKLDVGRELTRGLGAGANPDVGKNAAEDHRDEIEEVLKGADMVFVTCGEGGGTGTGGAPVVANIARKLGALTIGVVTRPFSFEGKRRQVQAESGIDELRNQCDTLIVIPNDRLLALGDRNISMMDAFRTADQVLLSGVQGITDLITTPGLINLDFADVKSVMSGAGSALMGIGSARGENRAVEAAEAAISSPLLEQSMDGARGVLLSIAGGSDLGLFEINDAAQLVTDAAHPEANIIFGAVIDDALGDEVRVTVIAAGFDGGTPAYKAAEPTRKPNQNQPAQPGTPVAPPATMPAPQQSPRRVLFDDVDVPDFLKNGS, from the coding sequence ATGACACCTCCGCACAACTACCTGGCGGTCATCAAGGTCGTCGGCATCGGGGGCGGCGGCGTCAACGCCGTCAACCGGATGATCGAGGTTGGGCTCAAGGGCGTCGAGTTCATCGCGATCAACACCGACGCGCAGGCGCTGCTGATGAGCGACGCCGACGTCAAGCTCGACGTGGGCCGGGAGCTGACCCGGGGGCTCGGCGCCGGGGCGAACCCGGACGTCGGCAAGAACGCCGCCGAGGACCACCGCGACGAGATCGAGGAGGTGCTCAAGGGCGCCGACATGGTCTTCGTGACCTGCGGCGAGGGCGGCGGCACCGGCACCGGCGGCGCGCCGGTGGTGGCGAACATCGCCCGCAAGCTCGGCGCGCTGACCATCGGCGTGGTCACCCGGCCGTTCTCCTTCGAGGGCAAGCGCCGCCAGGTGCAGGCCGAGTCCGGCATCGACGAGCTGCGCAACCAGTGCGACACGCTGATCGTCATCCCGAACGACCGGCTGCTCGCGCTCGGCGACCGCAACATCTCCATGATGGACGCCTTCCGGACCGCCGACCAGGTGCTCCTCTCCGGTGTCCAGGGCATCACCGACCTGATCACCACCCCGGGTCTGATCAACCTGGACTTCGCCGACGTCAAGAGCGTGATGAGCGGCGCCGGCAGCGCGCTGATGGGCATCGGCAGCGCCCGGGGTGAGAACCGCGCGGTCGAGGCGGCCGAGGCGGCCATCTCCAGCCCGCTGCTGGAGCAGAGCATGGACGGCGCGCGCGGCGTGCTGCTCTCCATCGCCGGCGGCTCCGACCTGGGCCTGTTCGAGATCAACGACGCGGCCCAGCTGGTCACCGACGCGGCGCACCCGGAGGCGAACATCATCTTCGGCGCGGTCATCGACGACGCCCTCGGCGACGAGGTGCGGGTCACCGTCATCGCGGCGGGGTTCGACGGCGGGACGCCGGCGTACAAGGCGGCCGAGCCGACCCGCAAGCCGAACCAGAACCAGCCGGCGCAGCCCGGCACGCCGGTGGCGCCGCCGGCCACCATGCCGGCGCCGCAGCAGTCGCCGCGCCGGGTGCTCTTCGACGACGTGGACGTGCCGGACTTCCTCAAGAACGGCTCCTGA
- the murC gene encoding UDP-N-acetylmuramate--L-alanine ligase has protein sequence MNTAQFTPAGTLTAEDLGRIHLIGVGGVGMSGLARLFLTRGLPVSGSELREWPSLAGLRALGGTIHMSHETSNLDGVDTVVYSSAIPQDHLEMVEARRRGLRVLHRSEALAAAMTGRRTVAVAGTHGKTTTTSMVTMVLQQAGVDPSFVIGGEISEVGSGAHHGTGEYFVVEADESDRSFLIYRPYVSIITNIEADHLNTYGDLANLEATFAEFARLTDPDGFIITCADDAGGRRLAETLRAEGRRVWTYGESPDADLRLSEMASSARGVRYLAEIDGRSLGEIRLPVPGRHMGLNSASAVLAAYLLGLPVEAAETALGAFPGVRRRFERKGVADGVLVYDEYAYHPTSMTLALQTLREVAGEGRLIVVFQPYRLYRTRDLQAEIAAALGIADELVLLEVFGPGELRQPGEGSAALIEAVPLPADRKVFVDSWDEVPAEVARRARPGDVVVTMGAPPISLMGDQLLDALLARAGGATAVGAAVDTDGAAAPAG, from the coding sequence ATGAACACCGCGCAGTTCACCCCCGCCGGCACACTGACCGCGGAGGACCTGGGCCGGATCCACCTGATCGGGGTGGGCGGGGTCGGCATGAGCGGGCTGGCCCGGCTCTTCCTCACCCGGGGGCTGCCGGTCTCCGGCAGCGAGCTGCGGGAGTGGCCGTCCCTGGCCGGGCTGCGGGCGCTCGGCGGCACGATCCACATGAGCCACGAGACGTCCAACCTCGACGGCGTGGACACCGTGGTCTACTCCTCGGCGATCCCCCAGGACCACCTGGAGATGGTCGAGGCGCGCCGGCGCGGCCTGCGGGTGCTGCACCGCTCCGAGGCCCTGGCGGCGGCGATGACCGGCCGGCGCACCGTGGCCGTCGCCGGCACCCACGGCAAGACCACCACCACCTCGATGGTGACCATGGTGCTCCAGCAGGCCGGCGTCGACCCGTCGTTCGTGATCGGCGGGGAGATCTCCGAGGTGGGCTCCGGCGCGCACCACGGCACCGGCGAGTACTTCGTGGTCGAGGCGGACGAGAGCGACCGCTCCTTCCTGATCTACCGGCCGTACGTGTCGATCATCACCAACATCGAGGCGGACCACCTCAACACGTACGGCGACCTGGCGAACCTGGAGGCGACGTTCGCCGAGTTCGCCCGGCTCACCGACCCGGACGGGTTCATCATCACCTGCGCCGACGACGCGGGCGGCCGGCGGCTGGCCGAGACGCTGCGGGCGGAGGGCCGCCGGGTGTGGACGTACGGCGAGTCGCCCGACGCCGACCTGCGGCTGAGCGAGATGGCCTCCTCCGCGCGGGGGGTGCGCTACCTGGCCGAGATCGACGGCCGGTCGCTGGGCGAGATCCGGCTGCCTGTCCCGGGCCGGCACATGGGACTCAACAGCGCCTCCGCGGTGCTCGCCGCGTACCTGCTGGGGCTGCCGGTCGAGGCGGCGGAGACCGCGCTCGGCGCGTTCCCCGGCGTCCGGCGGCGCTTCGAGCGCAAGGGCGTCGCGGACGGCGTGCTGGTCTACGACGAGTACGCGTACCACCCGACCTCGATGACTTTGGCTCTGCAGACGTTGCGCGAGGTGGCCGGCGAGGGCCGGTTGATCGTGGTCTTCCAGCCGTACCGGTTGTACCGCACCCGGGACCTGCAGGCCGAGATCGCCGCGGCGCTCGGCATCGCCGACGAGCTGGTGCTGCTGGAGGTGTTCGGCCCGGGTGAGCTGCGGCAGCCCGGCGAGGGCTCGGCCGCGCTGATCGAGGCGGTGCCGCTGCCGGCAGACCGGAAGGTCTTCGTGGACTCGTGGGACGAGGTGCCGGCCGAGGTGGCCCGCCGGGCCCGACCGGGCGACGTCGTGGTGACCATGGGCGCGCCGCCCATCTCGCTGATGGGCGACCAGCTGCTCGACGCGCTGCTTGCCCGTGCCGGCGGCGCGACGGCCGTGGGCGCCGCCGTCGACACGGACGGCGCGGCCGCCCCGGCCGGATGA